Genomic DNA from Oryzomonas sagensis:
GAAGATGTCCAGGATGCCGCCCCGGACGGCAAAGGTGCCGCGGTCGTCCACCAGGGGGACGCTGGAGTAGCCGAGCCTGACCAGTTTGCCCAAAAGCTCGTCACGGTCGAACTCTTCGCCGGCCACCAGGTAGCAGGCGACCTGGTTGAAGACGGCCCGGGGCAGGACCTTTTGCAGGGCCGCCGCCACCGGCAGCACCACCGCCCGGGCCTGATTGCCGTGCATGCGGGAGAGGGCGTCGAGCCGCGCGCCCGAGATGTCGGGGTGGGGGGAGGCGGCCGCAAAGGGGACGCTGTCCCAGGCCGGGAAGGAGAGGGGGGGGATGTCGCTGCCGAAAAAGGCCAGTTCCCGGCAGAACTCGTCGGCGGCCTCCTGGTCGGCGGTGATGACCAGGAGCCCCTTGGGGGACGAGCCAAGCAGGCCGGCAACCACGTAGGCGGCGGCGGAGCCCTTCAGGCCGGGCAGAACGATACGCCGGTCGCCCCTGCGCAGGGCAGCCAGGCACTCCACGAATTGGGGCGGCAGGGAGATTGTTGTCGGAGAGGTCATGGGGGTACCATCATGCACGGCGCCTTGCTTTGGTCATGCTTTCGTCGGCTCGTTTGGAAGCTCTTTCACCGGAGAGGTTACGCCGTGCCGTCGCGCAGCTCTCCTGATCCCGGCGCGCCGGTCTGGCGGGTCATTTTTTCAGGCCGGCCTTGATCTTGGGTTTGCCGTTTTCCACCACCACCCGGAATGCCAGGTCGTCGGTCCCCAGCTTCCCCTTGAGGGCCGGTTTTTGTTTCTCGATGGCCGCCCGGATCTGGTCGCGGCTGATGCCGTCCGTCGGCAGGTTGCAGCTTTTGCGGGCTTCGCAGTATTCCCGGTAGACTCGCTCCACCTGATTGTCCGGCCCGGCAGGCGTTGGCCGGTCGGGCTCCGCCTTTGCCGGTGAAGCGCCGCCGCGCTGCTTCTGATGCAGGTCGCTGATGAAGCGGTCGCGGGAATACTTCCCCTCTTCCATGAGCCGGAGGATACGGTTCCAATGTTCCCGGTAGGTGTTGAAGCGGGCGACCAGGGTGGCGAATTTATGTTTGAGCATGGTGTTGCTGATGGGCGTGCCGGTATAGTGCCGCACCGTCCTCTCCACCTCGCCACGCAGGGGGAGCGGTTCCCGTTTCTCCAGGCCGGAGAAATACTGTTCATAGCGCAGGACCAGATCGGCCAGCGCCTGTTCGAGTGTTGCGAAATCCTCGGCCATTCCCATGCAAAACCCCAATCCCCTCTTCCCTGCAGCCGCCCCGAACCCGCCCGGGAAAACGGGGGGCGGACCATGCGGCAGCCATGCACCGCAATTTAACAAAATATAATCAATCGCCCCGATATGTAAAGCGTTAATAAGATTATTTCCGTAAACGAAAACTCTTGACATATTACTGTGCTGGCGATATTTAATTAGAAAAATCGTCATTAAACTA
This window encodes:
- a CDS encoding MXAN_5187 C-terminal domain-containing protein, whose protein sequence is MGMAEDFATLEQALADLVLRYEQYFSGLEKREPLPLRGEVERTVRHYTGTPISNTMLKHKFATLVARFNTYREHWNRILRLMEEGKYSRDRFISDLHQKQRGGASPAKAEPDRPTPAGPDNQVERVYREYCEARKSCNLPTDGISRDQIRAAIEKQKPALKGKLGTDDLAFRVVVENGKPKIKAGLKK